The proteins below are encoded in one region of Lactuca sativa cultivar Salinas chromosome 3, Lsat_Salinas_v11, whole genome shotgun sequence:
- the LOC111917239 gene encoding NDR1/HIN1-like protein 13, whose protein sequence is MLADTATATTTVCRRFTNSDSKMTDRVYPSSKPNGNTTAATTNTRLPPPPSKAQQPNRHPYRPNSVTNQRTRRRSRRGCFCLCCFWSVLIITLLILISAIAGCILYLLYRPHRPTFSIASLKISEFNLTTTADDTTRLTSNLNLTISSRNPNKKITFYYDSISITCLSEGTQVANGNFANSFVSNPNNITIIRSSLSSNSQLLETETVNRMRSDLKKKSGLPLKLLLDTKVRFKIESIRSKKIGIRIKCEGIHSLIPKGGSGNSRNSSSSSVAATVSAAKCKLDLRIKIWKWTF, encoded by the exons A TGCTTGCTGacaccgccaccgccaccaccaccgtcTGCCGCCGGTTTACCAATTCAGACTCTAAAATGACTGACAGAGTTTATCCCTCATCAAAACCCAACGGCAACACAACCGCCGCCACAACAAACACAagactaccaccaccaccaagcAAAGCCCAGCAACCCAATCGCCACCCCTACCGGCCAAACTCAGTTACCAACCAGCGAACTCGGCGCCGCAGCCGCCGTGGATGCTTCTGCTTATGCTGCTTCTGGTCAGTTCTTATCATCACTCTCCTCATCCTCATATCCGCCATCGCAGGTTGTATACTTTACCTCCTCTACCGCCCCCACCGACCAACGTTCTCTATCGCCTCCCTCAAAATCTCGGAATTCAACCTCACCACCACCGCCGATGACACCACACGACTCACTTCAAACCTCAATCTTACCATCTCTTCCAGAAACCCAAACAAGAAAATCACATTTTACTATGATTCAATCTCAATTACGTGTTTATCCGAAGGAACGCAAGTCGCAAACGGAAATTTCGCTAACTCGTTTGTTAGTAATCCGAATAACATCACCATTATCCGCTCATCATTGTCTAGCAACTCCCAGCTTTTGGAAACAGAAACAGTGAATCGAATGAGATCGGATCTGAAAAAGAAATCAGGGCTTCCACTAAAGTTGCTGCTTGATACTAAAGTTCGATTCAAAATCGAGTCCATAAGAAGCAAAAAGATTGGGATTCGGATAAAATGCGAAGGAATTCATAGCTTAATTCCAAAGGGTGGCAGTGGGAATTCAAGaaattcatcatcttcatcagtaGCTGCTACTGTTTCTGCTGCCAAATGTAAGCTTGATCTTCGGATCAAGATCTGGAAATGGACTTTCTAA